Proteins from a genomic interval of Rosa chinensis cultivar Old Blush chromosome 2, RchiOBHm-V2, whole genome shotgun sequence:
- the LOC112186820 gene encoding triacylglycerol lipase 2, protein MAKYPSASILLLVALVSVSGVAQTSGHDIHNGICKSLVETRGYICQEHQVTTEDGYILGLQRIPYGRSGRNSATDQKPPVLLQHGLIMDAAAWLLNPPDQALAFILADKGFDVWLANARGTDSSRGHKSLTTNDPAYWEWTWEQLAAYDLPALFNYVNKQTGQKSHYVGHSLGTLTILAALSQQRLRNSLRSAALLTPIAYLGQISTLLIRVATQTFYAEQFYIVGVREFPPLPPLERTLQTTICIQPGVDCSNFLAAVTGLNCCLNPSSLDLYYNHTPQSTSTKNFIHLSQMIRSGTIRMFDYTLPLTNLQHYNTFTPPVYNMANIQKDIPLFLSYGGRDALSDVNDVKTLLNDLNDHDKDKLVEQYIEEYAHYDFIMGENARQKVYDPLLAFFRQH, encoded by the coding sequence ATGGCCAAGTACCCTTCAGCTAGTATTCTACTTCTTGTGGCTCTAGTTTCTGTTTCAGGAGTTGCACAAACCAGTGGTCATGATATTCACAATGGTATTTGCAAATCTCTTGTGGAGACACGAGGCTATATTTGCCAAGAACATCAAGTAACAACAGAAGATGGTTACATTCTAGGGTTGCAGAGAATTCCATATGGACGGTCTGGTAGAAATTCAGCCACAGATCAGAAGCCGCCTGTTTTGTTGCAACATGGGCTTATAATGGATGCTGCAGCATGGCTACTCAATCCACCGGATCAGGCTTTGGCGTTCATCTTGGCTGACAAAGGGTTTGATGTATGGCTTGCTAATGCTCGAGGAACGGACTCTAGCCGTGGACACAAATCACTTACTACTAATGATCCTGCTTATTGGGAATGGACATGGGAACAGTTGGCTGCTTATGATCTTCCTGCTTTGTTCAATTATGTGAACAAGCAAACAGGACAGAAGTCACACTATGTTGGTCATTCCTTAGGAACATTGACAATACTAGCTGCCTTGTCCCAACAAAGATTAAGAAACTCATTGAGATCAGCTGCTTTGCTTACCCCAATTGCTTATCTGGGTCAGATATCCACACTGCTTATAAGAGTTGCTACTCAAACATTTTATGCTGAGCAATTCTACATCGTTGGTGTCCGGGAATTTCCTCCGCTACCGCCATTAGAACGAACTCTGCAGACCACTATTTGCATACAACCGGGCGTGGACTGTTCCAACTTTCTGGCTGCTGTAACAGGTCTAAATTGTTGCCTAAATCCTTCAAGTTTAGATCTTTACTATAATCATACACCACAATCCACTTCCACAAAGAATTTCATACATTTGTCTCAGATGATCAGAAGTGGAACCATAAGAATGTTCGATTACACTCTTCCACTCACAAATCTGCAGCACTACAATACGTTTACTCCTCCAGTGTACAACATGGCAAACATTCAGAAAGACATTCCTCTTTTCCTCAGCTATGGAGGGAGAGATGCTCTTTCAGACGTCAACGATGTGAAGACTTTGCTTAATGACCTCAATGATCATGACAAGGACAAGCTTGTCGAGCAATACATAGAGGAGTATGCTCATTATGATTTCATTATGGGTGAGAATGCCCGTCAGAAAGTCTATGATCCTCTGCTCGCATTCTTCAGGCAACACTGA